In the genome of Bacteroidales bacterium, the window ATTGAAGAAGGAATTGATTTGTATATAAAAATAATGAATGAAATTTTGTAAAAATAGATGATATGAAACTTTGGGATAAAGGATATTCAACAGATACAATTATTGAACGTTTTACTGTTGGTAATGATAGAATACTTGATTTAAAACTGGCAAAATACGATGTTCAGGGCAATAGTGCACACGCAAAAATGCTTCATAAAATAAACCTTCTTACGGATAAAGAACTGAAAGATATTCTTCAAGCTTTGGATGAAATTCAGGAAACAATAGATAATGGTAGTTTTACAATTGAAGATTCTTTTGAAGATGTTCACAGTAAAATAGAGTTTGAACTTACAAAGAAAATAGGAGAAGCAGGGAAAAAGATTCACACGGCACGTTCGCGTAACGATCAGGTTTTAGTGGATTTGCATTTATATGTTAAAGATGAGATTGACGAAATAAAGGTTTTAACTAAAGAATTGTTCGACACACTTATTTCCTTGAGTGATAAGCATAAAGAGGTGCTGATTCCAGGCTATACACATTTCCAGTTGGCAATGCCTTCTTCTTTTGGACTTTGGTTTTCGGCTTATGCTGAGAGTTTGATTGATGATATCAATTTTCTAAATGTTGCATATAAAATTAGCGATCAAAATCCACTGGGTTCTGCTGCGGGTTATGGAACTTCTTTTCCTATCGATCGGGAAATGACCACCGAATTACTCGGTTTTGAAACGATGAAGTATAATGTAATTGCGGCTCAAATGAGTCGTGGTAAATTGGAAAAGTCTTTGGCTTTTGCTTTAGCCTCTGTGGCAGGAACGCTCTCCAAAATGTCTTCTGACATTATTTTGTTTATGAATCAGGGTTTTAATTTTTTGGGATTTCCAAAAGAGCTCACGACGGGTTCTAGCATTATGCCGCATAAACAAAACCCCGATGTTTTTGAGTTGGTGCGAGCAAAATCAAATAAAATTCAAAATTTACCCGTAGAAATAACAATGATCACCAATAATTTAACGAGTGGTTATCATCGTGATTATCAATTATTAAAAGGAAGTTTAATGGAAGCTATTGAATTAATGAAGGATAATTTGGAAGTCAGTAATTTTATGCTTCAGCGGGTTGAGATTAAGGAGAATATTATTGATAAAAAGGAGTACGATTATCTTTTTTCTGTTGAAGAAGTAAATAAGCTGGTGATGCAAGGTTTGCCTTTTAGAGAAGCCTATAAGAAAGTTGGAAAAGCTATTTTGGAAAATGATTTCAATCCAGAGAGAAAAGTGGAGCATAGCCATGCGGGTAGTATTGGGAATTTATGTTTGGATGAGATAAAGGCTAAGTTTGAGCGGACTTACTAGCTCTCTTTTGTAGTGCTCTCTTCGACTACGCTCAGAGAGCTGTAAATGGAGTTGAGTGTGGAGAAATGCTGACTTCGGCTTCGCTTGGTTAGCGATATAGGGCGTCGAGCGAAGGTGAAATAGGATGTTGAGCGAAGTCGAAACATTATTTCACCTCAAAATCAAACATTTCTTTATCTCCAATAAATCCTTGTAGGCGGTCGCCGATAGAAACAGGACCAACGCCTGCCGGTGTTCCGGTATAAATTAAATCGCCCATCTTCAGACTTACAAACTGGGAGATATAGGCAATGATTTCATCAATGCTAAAAATCATATCTTTTGTATTTCCAATCTGACGAATTTCATTATTAATTTTCAAATCGAAATCGAAATTTTGAATATCGGTAAAATGCGATTTTGGTAGAAACTTACCTAGTGGAGCAGCATGATCAAAAGCTTTAGCAATTTCCCAAGGCAAACCTTTAGCTTTGGCTGCAGCTTGCAAATCGCGTGCTGTGAAATCGATACCTAAACCAATTTCCTCATAATAATTATGCGCAAATTTTTCTTGAATATATCTGCCTACTTTACCAATTTTTACCACTACTTCCAGTTCATACTGAATATCTTCCGAAAAATCAGGATAGAAAAAAGGCCTGTTTTTAAGCAATAAAGATGTTTCCGGCTTCATAAAAAAGACAGGTTTTTTAGGAACGGGATTATTTAATTCTTTGGCGTGGTCTATGTAATTACGACCAATACAGATTATTTTCATTGGTTTTAAGTTTTTAGTTTGAAGTTTCAAGTTTTGACTTAAGCTTATTTATCAGCTTTAGGCCTTAAACTTTCAACATAGAACATTTTTTAGAACAACTTCATATTGCCCAAATTACTACTTTTTAATTTTAGTCTAGTGATTACTTTTTTGGTTGATAATGGAAAATCGCCTTTCATCATCCAATCGTAATAAGACGATTCTTTTTTGAATACTTCGCTTACTAATTTGCCTTTATGCTTACCAAAGTTTATCACTTCCTCGTCTTTATCGTTATACACTATAAATCCTATTAAATCTACATTTCTGTTTACTCTGGAGAATTCTGCTAAAGCCTTAACATCGTTTACAACGGGTTGGCTAATATTTCCGGCTTTGTCTTTAAAATCAACTCCTTTGTACCTATCGAGTTGAGCCAAAAGAACCTCATAAGTTGCTAAGGTATCAGCTTCGGCGCTATGTGCATTCTCTAAATCTTTACCACAATAATATTTATAAGCAGCTACTAAAGTGCGTTGTTCCATCTTGTGAAAGATGTTTTGAACATCTACAAGTTGTCTTCCTTCAACATCAAAATCGATATCGGCGCGTAAAAATTCTTCAACCAAAAGAGGAATATCAAATCTATTGGAATTATATCCGGCTAAATCGCAGTTTTGTAAGAATTGATAAAGTCCTTTTGCCAGTTGTTTAAAAGTAGGCTCGTCTTTTACATCTTCATCATAAATACCGTGTATAGCCGATGTTTCAGCAGGTATTGGTATCTCAGGATTAATACGTCGGGTTTTAATCTCCTTTTTACCATCGGGATGAATTTTTACAATACTAATTTCCACTATACGATCTGTAGCAACTTTTATTCCTGTTGTTTCCAAATCGAAAAAGGCGATAGGTCGTTTTAATTTTAGCTCCATTATTCTGTTTTTTTGCTCGACAAAGGTAGGTAATTTCCTCTTGTATGTGAATGAAAAAGCCGAATAAGATAGCGTTCTTATCCGGCTTATTTTTAGTTAATTGTAATATTAAATACTTTGATTAGTATCAAAATTTTCGATGTATTCGCGTAGGCGTTTAAGATATAATCCTCCCAAAGCTCCGTCAACTACACGATGGTCGTAAGCCAATGATAGCATCATAATGCTTCGGATACCAATTGTATCGCCTTCAGGAGTTTCAATAACTACCGGACGTTTAACAATGGCTCCCAAACCTAATATCGCCACTTGTGGCTGATTGATAATTGGTGTTCCTGTTAAACTATCGAAACTACCGAAATTAGTAACGGTAAATGT includes:
- a CDS encoding fumarylacetoacetate hydrolase family protein is translated as MKIICIGRNYIDHAKELNNPVPKKPVFFMKPETSLLLKNRPFFYPDFSEDIQYELEVVVKIGKVGRYIQEKFAHNYYEEIGLGIDFTARDLQAAAKAKGLPWEIAKAFDHAAPLGKFLPKSHFTDIQNFDFDLKINNEIRQIGNTKDMIFSIDEIIAYISQFVSLKMGDLIYTGTPAGVGPVSIGDRLQGFIGDKEMFDFEVK
- a CDS encoding ribonuclease H-like domain-containing protein encodes the protein MELKLKRPIAFFDLETTGIKVATDRIVEISIVKIHPDGKKEIKTRRINPEIPIPAETSAIHGIYDEDVKDEPTFKQLAKGLYQFLQNCDLAGYNSNRFDIPLLVEEFLRADIDFDVEGRQLVDVQNIFHKMEQRTLVAAYKYYCGKDLENAHSAEADTLATYEVLLAQLDRYKGVDFKDKAGNISQPVVNDVKALAEFSRVNRNVDLIGFIVYNDKDEEVINFGKHKGKLVSEVFKKESSYYDWMMKGDFPLSTKKVITRLKLKSSNLGNMKLF
- the argH gene encoding argininosuccinate lyase, which codes for MKLWDKGYSTDTIIERFTVGNDRILDLKLAKYDVQGNSAHAKMLHKINLLTDKELKDILQALDEIQETIDNGSFTIEDSFEDVHSKIEFELTKKIGEAGKKIHTARSRNDQVLVDLHLYVKDEIDEIKVLTKELFDTLISLSDKHKEVLIPGYTHFQLAMPSSFGLWFSAYAESLIDDINFLNVAYKISDQNPLGSAAGYGTSFPIDREMTTELLGFETMKYNVIAAQMSRGKLEKSLAFALASVAGTLSKMSSDIILFMNQGFNFLGFPKELTTGSSIMPHKQNPDVFELVRAKSNKIQNLPVEITMITNNLTSGYHRDYQLLKGSLMEAIELMKDNLEVSNFMLQRVEIKENIIDKKEYDYLFSVEEVNKLVMQGLPFREAYKKVGKAILENDFNPERKVEHSHAGSIGNLCLDEIKAKFERTY